From the genome of Dryobates pubescens isolate bDryPub1 chromosome 9, bDryPub1.pri, whole genome shotgun sequence, one region includes:
- the KDM1B gene encoding lysine-specific histone demethylase 2, with amino-acid sequence MSTGRLRTKKKACSSDQSPDNLPLRSSGRQVKKKAAEAADDDDEASEKKYRKCEKAGCTATCPVCFASAAERCAKNGYTSRWYHLSCGEHFCNECFDHYYRSHKDGYDKYTAWKRIWTSNGKSEPSPKAFMADQQLPYWVQCTKPDCGKWRQLTKEIQLTPQIAKIYRCGMKLNNSTKSEGSDQCSMPEDLRVAEVSDHWWYSMLILPPLLKDSVAAPFLAAYYPDCVGMSPSCTSTNRLPGESNLVKLEHLKSVPNLTVAGMNKYFQPFYQPNECGKALCVRPDVMELDELYEFPEYSRDPTMYLALRNLILALWYTNCKEALTPQKCVHHIIVRGLVRIRCVQEMERILYFMTRKGLINTGILSVSPDQYLLPKEYHNKSVIIVGAGAAGLAAARQLHNFGVKVIVLEAKDRIGGRVWDDKTFSGVTVGRGAQIVNGCVNNPVALMCEQLGIKMHKLGEKCDLIQEGGRITDPTIDKRMDFHFNAILDVVSEWRKDKTQHQDVPLGEKIQEIYKAFIQESGIQFSELEEKVLQFHLSNLEYACGSNLSQVSARSWDHNEFFAQFAGDHTLLTVGYSTLIDKLAEGLDIRLNFPVQSIDYSGEEVQVTTTDGTVWTTQKVLVTVPLALLQRNTIQFNPPLSEKKIKAINSLGAGVIEKIALQFPYRFWDSKIQGADFFGHVPLNSSQHGLFSVFYDMDPENKQSILMSVVTGDAVTTIKNLDDKQVLQQCMTVLRELFKEQEVPDPVKFFVTRWSQDPWLQMAYSFVKTGGSGEAYDIIAEDIQGKIFFAGEATNRHFPQTVTGAYLSGVREASKIASF; translated from the exons ATGTCAACTGGAAGGCTACGAACgaaaaaaaaggcatgttcTTCAGACCAGTCTCCAGACAACCTTCCCCTGAGGAGTTCTGGAAGACAG GTGAAGAagaaagcagctgaagcagcagatgatgatgatgaagcaTCAGAGAAGAAATACAGGAAGTGCGAAAAAGCTGGATGCACTGCAACTTGTCCTGTTTGCTTTGCCAGTGCAGCTGaaag ATGTGCTAAAAATGGGTATACATCTCGATGGTATCATCTTTCCTGTGGAGAACACTTCTGCAATGAATGTTTTGACCACTATTACCGAAG CCATAAAGATGGTTATGACAAATACACTGCCTGGAAAAGGATTTGGACAAGTAATGGCAAAAGTGAGCCCAGTCCCAAAGCCTTCATGGCTGATCAACAGCTTCCTTACTGG GTGCAGTGCACAAAGCCAGACTGTGGTAAATGGCGTCAGCTGACAAAGGAAATCCAGCTGACACCACAAATAGCAAAGATCTACAGATGTGGTATGAAACTGAACAATTCCACCAAG agTGAGGGCTCAGACCAGTGTTCCATGCCTGAGGACTTG AGAGTGGCTGAAGTTTCAGACCATTGGTGGTACTCCATGCTCATACTCCCTCCTTTGCTGAAAGACAGTGTGGCAGCTCCCTTTCTAGCTGCATATTATCCAGACTGCGTGGGCATGAGTCCATCCTGTACCAGCACTAATCGGTTACCTGGGGAATCCAACCTTGTGAAGTTAGAGCACTTAAAGAGCGTGCCTAATTTGACTG TTGCAGGCATGAACAAGTATTTCCAGCCTTTTTACCAGCCCAATGAATGTGGGAAAGCACTTTGTGTGAGGCCAGATGtcatggaactggatgagctctaTGAGTTCCCAGAATATTCACGAGACCCTACCATGTACTTGGCTTTGAGAAACCTGATTTTGGCTCTGTGGTACACAAACTGCAAG GAGGCTCTTACCCCTCAAAAATGTGTCCATCACATCATTGTTCGGGGGCTTGTGCGTATTCGCTGTGTGCAGGAAATGGAGAGGATACTTTATTTTATGACAAGGAAAGGGCTAATTAATACAGGGATTTTATCAGTCAGTCCTGACCAGTATCTTCTTCCTAAAGAATACCACAAT AAATCTGTCATTATTGTTGGGGCAGGTGCAGCAGGGTTAGCAGCAGCTCGACAACTGCACAACTTTGGAGTTAAG GTCATTGTCTTAGAAGCTAAAGACAGAATCGGTGGCCGAGTGTGGGATGATAAGACATTCAGCGGAGTCACGGTTGGAAGAGGCGCACAAATTGTCAACGGATGTGTCAACAACCCAGTGGCACTAATGTGTGAGCAA CTTGGCATTAAAATGCACAAACTAGGGGAGAAATGTGACTTGATCCAGGAAGGTGGAAGGATAACAGATCCCACTATTGATAAACGTATGGACTTTCATTTCAATGCCATCCTAGATGTCGTCTCTGAGTGGAGAAAAGATAAAACCCAGCATCAGGATGTTCCTCTTGGTG AAAAAATACAAGAGATCTATAAAGCCTTTATTCAGGAGTCTGGTATCCAGTTCAGTGAACTGGAAGAAAAAGTCCTACAGTTCCATCTGAGTAATTTGGAGTATGCTTGTGGCAGCAATCTCTCTCAG GTATCTGCACGCTCATGGGACCACAACGAATTTTTTGCTCAGTTTGCTGGAGATCACACTCTTCTAACTGTGGGATATTCTACTTTGATTGATAAACTGGCAGAAGGGCTGGACATCCGGCTGAATTTCCCA GTACAGAGTATTGACTACTCTGGTGAAGAAGTACAGGTCACGACTACAGATGGAACAGTGTGGACAACACAAAAG GTTTTAGTGACCGTACCACTGGCTCTTCTTCAGAGAAACACCATTCAGTTCAATCCTCcactgtcagaaaaaaaaatcaaagccatTAACAGTTTGGGAGCAGGAGTCATTGAGAAG attGCCTTGCAGTTTCCTTACAGATTTTGGGACAGTAAAATTCAAGGAGCTGATTTTTTTGGTCATGTTCCACTCAACTCCAGCCAACATGGCCTCTTCAGTGTTTTCTATGACATGGATCCAGAG AACAAACAAAGCATTTTAATGTCAGTGGTCACTGGAGATGCTGTGACAACTATTAAGAATTTAGATGATAAACAAGTACTGCAACAGTGTATGACTGTACTTCGAGAGCTGTTTAAGGAGCAG GAGGTTCCTGACCCAGTGAAGTTCTTTGTGACTCGATGGAGCCAAGACCCTTGGCTCCAGATGGCATATAGTTTTGTGAAAACAGGGGGCAGCGGTGAAGCTTATGACATTATAGCTGAAGACATACAAGGAAAAATTTTTTTTGCTGGTGAG gCCACCAATAGGCACTttcctcaaacggtcacaggaGCTTACCTGAGTGGGGTGCGAGAAGCAAGCAAAATAGCATCCTTTTAA